Proteins from one Bdellovibrionota bacterium genomic window:
- a CDS encoding isoprenyl transferase, translating to MKFKELNTLQGAQIPRHIAIIMDGNGRWAKAHRLTRFRGHRHGAEAVRRAVTACRELGVEVLTLYAFSEENWNRPGDEIKALLKILKEFLVSERELLQKKDVRLRAIGDLSRLPEEIREILNETLELTRDHKSMSLVLALSYGGRDEIVRAVRSIAMRVAKGGVRPEQINQHMISQELDTAGLPDPDLLIRTSGEFRTSNFLPWQTIYTEFYVTPMLWPDFTIDELCRAILDFNRRERRYGRTSEQLIEAPTAQWIHAQ from the coding sequence TTGAAGTTTAAGGAATTAAATACACTTCAAGGCGCCCAGATCCCCAGGCATATCGCGATCATCATGGATGGAAACGGCCGGTGGGCGAAAGCGCACCGGCTTACTCGATTTCGGGGCCATCGGCATGGCGCGGAAGCCGTGCGCCGGGCGGTGACCGCCTGTCGGGAGCTGGGTGTCGAGGTTCTTACGCTGTACGCATTCTCCGAGGAGAATTGGAACCGACCGGGGGATGAAATCAAGGCTCTTCTAAAAATTTTAAAGGAATTCCTGGTGTCGGAGCGGGAACTCCTTCAAAAGAAAGATGTTCGATTGCGGGCGATCGGTGATTTAAGCCGCCTTCCGGAAGAAATCCGCGAAATCCTCAATGAAACGTTGGAGCTGACGCGGGATCACAAGAGCATGTCCCTGGTTCTCGCTTTAAGTTACGGCGGGAGGGATGAGATCGTTCGAGCGGTCCGTTCGATCGCAATGCGAGTGGCCAAAGGTGGGGTTCGCCCGGAACAAATTAACCAGCATATGATTTCTCAGGAACTGGACACCGCGGGCCTTCCGGATCCCGATCTTCTCATTCGCACGAGCGGAGAATTTCGAACGTCTAATTTTCTTCCCTGGCAGACGATCTATACGGAATTTTACGTCACGCCCATGCTCTGGCCCGACTTCACAATCGACGAACTCTGCCGGGCCATCCTCGACTTCAACCGACGCGAGCGGAGATACGGCCGAACCAGCGAGCAGCTGATCGAGGCCCCGACAGCGCAATGGATACACGCTCAGTAG
- a CDS encoding 1-deoxy-D-xylulose-5-phosphate reductoisomerase, protein MDTRSVAILGSTGSVGTSTLKVVQRYRDRFRVSGLAGGDNIELLAEQIRTISPVVASTKTEEGLNRLKKLLGRRSETRLEYGTEGAEAVATCPGTDVLISAIVGAAGLRPTLAAARKGMTIGLANKEAMVVAGALVSRTVQESGARFLPVDSEHNAIFQALGGAPRESVRKLILTASGGPFFRQPELDLSSVKPAQALAHPNWKMGSKITIDSATMMNKGLEIIEAHWLFGLSSDRIDVVVHPQSVIHSMVEFIDGSIIAQLGVPDMCGPIAYAMAYPNRLDGVMESLNLTRTRELTFFEPDNERFPSMDLAREALQKGETYPAALNGANEVTVQAFLDEKIRFTDIARINREVLLSYRQTSSKTLEDFISADTWGRQKASDLITEKGTN, encoded by the coding sequence ATGGATACACGCTCAGTAGCCATCCTTGGTTCCACCGGATCGGTCGGAACGAGCACGCTCAAAGTCGTCCAGCGATATCGCGACCGGTTTCGTGTCTCCGGATTAGCCGGCGGCGACAACATTGAACTGTTGGCCGAACAGATTCGAACGATTTCGCCGGTAGTCGCATCCACGAAAACCGAAGAAGGTTTGAACCGGCTGAAAAAGTTATTGGGCCGACGATCGGAAACTCGACTTGAATACGGAACCGAAGGTGCCGAGGCGGTGGCTACCTGTCCCGGAACCGATGTCTTGATTTCCGCAATCGTCGGGGCCGCCGGACTTCGCCCTACGCTCGCTGCGGCAAGAAAGGGGATGACGATTGGACTTGCGAACAAGGAAGCGATGGTGGTCGCCGGAGCGCTGGTGAGCCGGACGGTTCAAGAATCAGGAGCGCGATTCTTGCCGGTGGACAGCGAGCACAACGCCATCTTTCAGGCGCTGGGAGGAGCACCGCGTGAAAGCGTTCGGAAATTGATATTAACGGCCTCCGGCGGACCCTTTTTCCGCCAACCCGAATTGGACCTTTCGAGCGTGAAGCCCGCACAAGCTTTGGCGCACCCCAACTGGAAAATGGGATCGAAAATCACGATCGACTCCGCGACGATGATGAATAAAGGGCTCGAGATCATCGAAGCACACTGGCTCTTCGGCCTTTCCTCCGACCGTATCGACGTTGTGGTCCATCCCCAATCGGTGATTCATTCGATGGTCGAGTTTATCGACGGGTCGATCATCGCCCAGCTGGGTGTTCCGGACATGTGCGGCCCGATCGCTTACGCCATGGCCTATCCGAACCGTCTCGATGGCGTCATGGAGTCGCTCAATCTGACGCGAACTAGGGAATTGACGTTCTTCGAACCCGATAACGAGCGTTTTCCTTCGATGGACTTGGCCCGGGAAGCTCTTCAAAAAGGGGAGACTTACCCCGCTGCCCTCAATGGCGCCAACGAGGTTACCGTGCAGGCGTTCTTGGACGAAAAAATCCGATTCACCGATATCGCGCGAATTAACCGCGAAGTGCTATTATCGTATCGGCAAACCTCCTCCAAAACGCTGGAAGATTTTATTTCGGCGGATACCTGGGGGCGACAAAAGGCCTCTGATTTAATTACAGAAAAGGGAACGAACTGA
- the frr gene encoding ribosome recycling factor, translating to MLDGVSKNSTDHMEKALKILKDEFSKLRTGRASPAILDVVRVEYYGTVTPLNQMASINCPEPRMLVVQPWDVSSISAIEKAIQKSELGLNPQNDGKIIRLPFPPLTEERRKDLVKVAHKIGEESRIAVRNVRRNSMEEIKKLEKDKKISEDDGKRGQHKIQEITDHYIKKVDMLVDSKSKEILEV from the coding sequence ATGTTGGACGGTGTTTCTAAGAACTCCACGGACCACATGGAGAAGGCGCTCAAGATTCTAAAAGATGAGTTTTCGAAACTTCGCACCGGCCGCGCATCGCCCGCGATTTTGGATGTCGTAAGAGTGGAATACTACGGCACGGTGACGCCGCTGAACCAAATGGCGAGCATCAATTGTCCCGAACCCCGCATGCTCGTGGTTCAGCCGTGGGATGTGAGCTCCATTTCGGCCATCGAAAAAGCCATTCAAAAGTCGGAACTCGGCCTCAACCCCCAGAACGACGGCAAAATCATCCGCCTCCCCTTCCCTCCCCTGACCGAAGAGCGCCGCAAGGATCTGGTTAAAGTCGCGCACAAAATCGGCGAGGAGTCCCGAATCGCCGTTCGAAACGTGCGCCGAAATTCCATGGAAGAAATTAAGAAGCTTGAGAAGGACAAGAAAATCAGCGAGGACGACGGCAAGCGGGGCCAGCACAAGATCCAGGAGATCACCGACCACTATATTAAGAAGGTCGACATGCTGGTGGATTCGAAGTCGAAGGAAATTCTTGAAGTTTAA
- the pyrH gene encoding UMP kinase, protein MAKIKYKRVLLKLSGEALCGDESYGIDNTVLSGLAEEIQQINRLGVELAIVIGGGNIFRGIAGSAKGMDRASADYMGMLATVMNALALQDALESREVFTRVLSAIHMEALCEPYIRRRARRHLEKGRVVIFAAGTGNPFFTTDTAASLRAMEINADVILKATRVDGVYDRDPLKFPDARKFDQLTYLDVLKKGLKVMDSTATSLCMDNHLPIIVFNMTKKGNILRVIQGDSIGTTVKGE, encoded by the coding sequence ATGGCGAAAATTAAGTACAAACGCGTACTCCTTAAATTAAGCGGTGAAGCCCTCTGCGGCGATGAAAGTTACGGCATCGACAACACGGTTCTGAGCGGCCTGGCGGAGGAGATCCAACAGATCAATCGTCTGGGCGTTGAACTGGCCATTGTCATCGGCGGAGGGAATATTTTCCGCGGTATCGCCGGCTCCGCCAAGGGAATGGATCGGGCATCGGCCGATTACATGGGGATGCTCGCAACCGTGATGAACGCGCTGGCCTTGCAAGACGCCTTGGAATCGCGCGAGGTTTTCACCCGGGTGCTGAGTGCGATTCACATGGAAGCTCTGTGCGAACCGTACATTCGCCGAAGAGCGCGTCGGCATCTGGAAAAGGGGCGTGTCGTGATTTTCGCCGCCGGCACCGGAAACCCGTTCTTTACGACCGACACTGCGGCGTCACTGCGAGCCATGGAGATCAACGCCGACGTGATTCTTAAAGCCACACGTGTCGACGGCGTCTACGACCGGGATCCGCTGAAATTCCCGGACGCGCGAAAATTCGACCAGCTGACGTATCTCGATGTCCTCAAAAAGGGTCTCAAAGTCATGGACTCAACGGCGACATCCCTGTGTATGGACAATCACCTGCCGATCATCGTCTTCAACATGACGAAAAAAGGAAACATCCTCCGTGTCATTCAGGGAGATAGCATTGGCACCACGGTGAAAGGAGAGTGA
- the tsf gene encoding translation elongation factor Ts, with translation MTVTADMVKTLREKTGAGVLDCRKALAEVSGDLDKAVDYLRKKGLASAAKKSGRVTAEGMVTSYIHAGGKIGVLIEVNCETDFVAKTELFQNFVHDMAMHVAAANPTYVRREEVPPAVIEAERQIYKSQAQETKKPEAVIEKIVSGKVDKYFADVCMLEQPFIKDPNRTVQTVLQELIAKLGENLSIRRFTRFQLGEGIEKRNENLAEAVAKELHS, from the coding sequence ATGACCGTTACAGCGGATATGGTGAAAACGCTCCGGGAAAAAACCGGGGCGGGAGTGCTCGATTGCCGAAAAGCCTTGGCGGAGGTGTCGGGAGACTTGGACAAGGCGGTGGATTATCTCCGCAAGAAGGGGCTCGCCAGCGCCGCTAAAAAGTCGGGTCGCGTGACGGCCGAAGGAATGGTCACTTCATACATCCACGCCGGAGGTAAGATCGGCGTGCTCATCGAAGTCAATTGCGAAACCGACTTCGTGGCGAAGACGGAACTTTTTCAGAACTTTGTTCATGATATGGCCATGCACGTCGCCGCGGCCAACCCGACGTATGTGCGCCGAGAGGAAGTTCCGCCGGCCGTGATCGAGGCCGAACGACAGATCTATAAATCCCAGGCGCAGGAGACGAAAAAGCCGGAGGCCGTGATCGAGAAAATCGTATCCGGAAAAGTGGACAAGTACTTCGCGGACGTCTGCATGTTGGAACAGCCCTTTATCAAAGATCCCAACAGGACCGTCCAAACGGTCTTGCAGGAGTTGATCGCGAAACTGGGGGAGAACCTTTCGATCCGCCGGTTTACGAGATTTCAGCTGGGCGAAGGGATAGAGAAACGTAATGAGAACCTGGCGGAAGCTGTAGCCAAGGAACTCCACTCGTAG
- the rseP gene encoding RIP metalloprotease RseP yields the protein MFSSAILAVILFGILVFIHELGHFLMAKWAGVYVERFALGFGPALIRKKIGDTEYAICALPLGGYVKMLGEEVEKEEGASPSTDPRSFAAKKPLTRIGIVAMGPFSNLILPVVLFTGLFMVGMPTPISQVGRVIPGYPAEKAGLRPGDKITAIEGQSIWKWSDMTALLSRRAGHPTKVAIERGNQTLELTAVPISEQDVNMYGEKEAVGKIGIDMSPLRPTVGIMDSQSVAARAGLKTGDVIASVNGQPTRYWWELSDAFGQSREPRKLSIERFTTIEKSEKLDITLPAKGKTLKEAGIEEGELYVREVMPDTVASEHGVKVGDRLFSLNGERLNSWYDFQKRIRENQGEKITLGILRNKQEVRIDLVPKEIVRQDELTRKKEKTRQLGVVSASIGGEPATRKEQYLNPFVALKHGVDETVDFSITQIAGLVKMVRGRVSVDNLGGPISIFYLAGSSYKAGGWLAFVRMMAMLSIMLGILNFLPIPLLDGGHLFFFIIELIKGSPVHARFRDFAQRVGFAVIIGLMVLVFYIDIKRYFLDRIRELFNFN from the coding sequence ATGTTTTCGAGCGCGATCTTGGCCGTCATTTTATTCGGTATCTTGGTGTTCATTCACGAACTCGGCCACTTCTTGATGGCAAAATGGGCCGGCGTATACGTGGAACGCTTCGCGCTAGGATTCGGCCCCGCTCTCATTAGGAAAAAGATCGGCGACACCGAATACGCCATTTGCGCCCTCCCCCTCGGCGGCTACGTAAAGATGCTCGGGGAGGAGGTTGAAAAGGAGGAGGGCGCGAGCCCGTCCACGGATCCACGTTCCTTTGCGGCCAAAAAACCTCTCACACGAATTGGAATCGTGGCGATGGGCCCGTTTTCAAACCTGATTCTTCCCGTCGTACTTTTTACCGGTCTTTTTATGGTTGGGATGCCCACGCCGATCTCCCAGGTCGGGCGAGTTATTCCCGGGTATCCGGCGGAAAAGGCGGGACTGCGGCCCGGAGATAAGATTACGGCGATCGAAGGTCAGTCGATTTGGAAATGGTCCGACATGACCGCCCTATTGAGTCGGCGGGCGGGCCATCCGACGAAGGTAGCCATCGAACGAGGGAACCAAACGCTCGAATTGACGGCTGTACCGATCAGCGAACAAGACGTGAACATGTACGGGGAAAAGGAAGCCGTCGGCAAAATCGGCATCGACATGTCGCCGCTGCGGCCGACCGTCGGAATTATGGATTCCCAAAGCGTAGCGGCGCGCGCGGGGCTTAAAACCGGGGACGTGATTGCGTCGGTCAACGGTCAACCGACGCGCTACTGGTGGGAACTGTCCGACGCCTTCGGGCAATCCAGGGAACCGCGGAAGCTCTCCATCGAACGATTCACGACCATCGAAAAATCCGAGAAATTGGACATTACTCTTCCCGCAAAAGGGAAGACCCTGAAAGAAGCCGGCATTGAAGAGGGCGAACTCTACGTTCGCGAGGTCATGCCCGATACCGTCGCGTCGGAGCACGGCGTAAAGGTCGGAGATCGTCTTTTTTCCCTTAACGGCGAACGTCTGAACAGCTGGTATGACTTTCAAAAAAGAATCCGTGAGAACCAGGGCGAGAAAATCACGCTGGGCATTCTCCGAAACAAACAAGAGGTGCGAATCGATCTCGTCCCCAAGGAGATCGTCCGCCAAGATGAATTGACCCGGAAAAAAGAGAAAACCCGCCAGCTGGGCGTGGTTTCAGCCTCGATCGGGGGAGAGCCGGCTACTCGAAAGGAACAATACCTCAATCCCTTCGTGGCTTTGAAACATGGAGTGGACGAAACGGTCGATTTTTCCATCACCCAGATCGCCGGTCTCGTTAAAATGGTTCGGGGACGGGTCTCGGTCGACAACCTCGGCGGGCCGATCTCGATCTTCTATCTGGCGGGCAGCTCCTACAAGGCCGGTGGATGGCTGGCTTTCGTCCGAATGATGGCCATGCTTTCCATCATGCTCGGAATTCTGAACTTCCTGCCGATTCCGCTGCTGGATGGCGGGCACCTTTTCTTTTTCATCATTGAACTGATCAAAGGGAGCCCGGTCCATGCCCGATTCCGCGATTTCGCTCAGCGTGTGGGCTTTGCGGTCATCATCGGTTTGATGGTTTTGGTGTTTTACATCGACATCAAGCGCTATTTTCTCGACCGAATTAGGGAACTCTTCAATTTCAATTGA